The Balaenoptera acutorostrata chromosome 15, mBalAcu1.1, whole genome shotgun sequence genome contains a region encoding:
- the PAX1 gene encoding LOW QUALITY PROTEIN: paired box protein Pax-1 (The sequence of the model RefSeq protein was modified relative to this genomic sequence to represent the inferred CDS: deleted 1 base in 1 codon), translating into MKFTLGLGSRAWRVSWERAAAAAGGGALGSGSRRSSSPRPGRRGSRLARALPLCLSRGGGAPALPDRAGPSPGRLGARQPAGPRAMEQTYGEVNQLGGVFVNGRPLPNAIRLRIVELAQLGIRPCDISRQLRVSHGCVSKILARYNETGSILPGAIGGSKPRVTTPNVVKHIRDYKQGDPGIFAWEIRDRLLADGVCDKYNVPSVSSISRILRNKIGSLAQPGPYEASKQPPPQPALPYNHIYQYPYPSPVSPTGAKMGSHHGVPGTAGHVSIPRSWPSAHSVSNILGIRTFMEQTGALGGSEGAAYSPKMEDWAGVNRTAFPTSPAVNGLEKPALEADIKYTQSASGLPAVGGFLPACAYPASNQHGVYSSPAGGYLAPGPPWPPAQGPPLAPPGAGVTVHGGELAAAVTFKHPSREVADRKPPSPGGKAPDGLGSLHGLPVPASTS; encoded by the exons ATGAAGTTCACCCTAGGCCTGGGGTCGCGGGCGTGGAGAGTGTCCTGggagcgggcggcggcggcggcgggcggcggcgcgCTCGGCAGCGGCTCACGGCGCTCTTCCAGCCCGCGGCCCGGCCGCCGCGGCTCTCGGCTCGCGCGCGCCCTCCCTCTATGCCTCTCCCGCGGCGGCGGCGCCCCAGCTCTCCCGGACCGCGCCGGGCCCAGCCCCGGCCGCCTCGGCGCCAGGCAGCCGGCCGGCCCGCGCGCCATGG AGCAGACGTACGGCGAGGTGAACCAGCTGGGCGGCGTGTTCGTCAACGGCCGCCCCCTGCCCAACGCCATCCGCCTGCGCATCGTGGAGCTGGCGCAGCTGGGCATCCGACCCTGTGACATCAGCCGGCAGCTTCGCGTATCCCACGGCTGTGTGAGCAAGATCCTGGCGCGCTACAACGAGACGGGCTCCATCCTGCCCGGGGCCATTGGGGGCAGCAAACCCCGCGTCACGACCCCCAACGTGGTCAAGCACATCCGGGACTACAAGCAGGGCGACCCCGGCATCTTTGCCTGGGAGATCCGCGACCGGCTGCTGGCCGACGGCGTCTGCGACAAGTACAACGTGCCCTCTGTGAGTTCCATCAGCCGCATCCTGCGCAATAAGATTGGCAGCCTGGCGCAGCCCGGCCCGTACGAGGCGAGCAAGCAGCCGCCGCCGCAGCCGGCGCTGCCCTATAACCACATCTACCAGTATCCCTACCCCAGCCCCGTGTCGCCCACGGGCGCCAAGATGGGCAGCCACCACGGGGTCCCGGGCACAGCGGGCCACGTCAGCATCCCCCGTTCATGGCCCTCGGCTCACTCGGTCAGCAATATCCTGGGCATCCGGACGTTTATGGAGCAAACAG GGGCCCTGGGGGGGAGCGAAGGCGCCGCCTACTCCCCGAAGATGGAAGACTGGGCCGGCGTGAACCGCACGGCCTTCCCCACCAGCCCAGCCGTGAACGGGCTCGAGAAACCTGCCTTGGAGGCGGACATTAAATACACGCAG TCGGCCTCCGGCCTCCCCGCGGTGGGCGGCTTCCTCCCGGCCTGCGCCTACCCGGCCTCCAACCAGCACGGTGTGTACAGCTCGCCGGCCGGCGGCTACCTCGCCCCGGGCCCGCCGTGGCCGCCGGCGCAG GGGCCCCCGCTGGCGCCCCCCGGGGCCGGCGTCACCGTACACGGCGGGGAGCTTGCCGCAGCCGTGACCTTCAAGCATCCCAGCCGAGAAG TGGCCGACCGGAAGCCACCCAGCCCCGGCGGCAAGGCCCCCGACGGCCTCGGGAGCTTACACGGACTGCCCGTCCCAGCCTCGACCTCCTAG